One window from the genome of Cinclus cinclus unplaced genomic scaffold, bCinCin1.1 SCAFFOLD_32, whole genome shotgun sequence encodes:
- the LOC134057335 gene encoding LOW QUALITY PROTEIN: serine/threonine-protein kinase pim-1-like (The sequence of the model RefSeq protein was modified relative to this genomic sequence to represent the inferred CDS: substituted 1 base at 1 genomic stop codon): MDISAWSGIASLWLRLSRHRPRTRLLAPPGPVEHTHGTAAPAACVAVSQARAPPLGSAVAGPEPLLSRSKERTPGAARPGAAEGCSGLMSGPGPSADSRVSLAGEAQHGTKERYQLGLLLGCGGFGSAWAVTRLSDSAPVAIKRVPXNHVQHWGKLPDGTSAPLEIVLLDKVSTGFPGVLQLLEWLEFPNDILMVLEHPEWCQDLRHFIWSQGFLSEEVAQELFRQVLEAVQHCTSCGVLHRDIKLENILLDLATGQAKLIDFGCGTYLQDTAYTHFTGTPSYSPPEWTHFGWYYGKSATLWSLGILLHQMVCGEHPFRRGQNISWNHQLSLPQQVSQEGQDLIRWCLSMLHMERPSSEDLFCDPWMQQIHLP, from the exons atggaCATCAGTGCGTGGAGCGGCATCGCCTCCCTTTGGCTCCGCCTGTCCCGACACCGGCCCCGGACCCGGC TCCTGGCTCCTCCCGGGCCCGTGGAGCACACACACGGCacggctgctcctgctgcctgtgttgcGGTTTCCCAGGCCCGAGCTCcaccgctcggcagcgcggtCGCTGGCCCTGAGCCTCTGCTGTCCCGTTCCAAAGAGCGAACACCTggggctgcccggcccggggcggctgaggggtgctcagggctcatgtctggccccgggccgagcgctgacagcCGCGTCTCGCTGGCAGGGGAGGCGCAGCACGGCACGAAGGAGCGGTACCAGCTCGGTTTGCTGCTGGGGTGTGGCGGCTTTGGCAGCGCCTGGGCGGTGACTCGGCTCTCGGACAGTGCCCCA gtggccatcaaaaggGTGCCATGAAACCATGTCCAGCACTGGGGcaagctg cccgaTGGCACCAGCGCACCACTGGAgatcgtgctgctggacaaggtgtccactggcttccctggagttctccagctgctggagtggcttgAGTTCCCCAATGACATCCTGATGGTGCTGGAGCACCCGGAGTGGTGTCAGGACCTCCGTCATTTCATTTGGTCACAGGGGTTCCTGTCAgaggaggtggcacaggagctgttccgccaggtgctggaggccgtgcagcactgcaccagctgTGGGGTCCTGCACAGGGACATCAAACTGGAGAACATCCTGCTTGACCTGGCCACCGGGCAGGCAAAattgattgactttggctgtggcacctacctgcaggacacagcctacACTCACTTTACAG gaaCACcgtcctacagccccccagaatGGACCCACTTTGGCTGGTACTATGGCAAGTCAGCTAccctctggtccctgggcatcctgctgcacCAGATGGTCTGTGGGGAGCACCCTTTCAGGAGAGGCCAGAACATCAGCTGGAACCATCAGCTCTCGCTGCCACAACAggtctctcaag AGGGCCAAGATCTGATCAGATGGTGCTTATCCATGCTCCACATGGAAAGGCCCTCATCAGAAGACCTGTTTTGTgacccttggatgcagcaaattcacctgccatag